Proteins encoded in a region of the Patagioenas fasciata isolate bPatFas1 chromosome 21, bPatFas1.hap1, whole genome shotgun sequence genome:
- the TEAD3 gene encoding transcriptional enhancer factor TEF-5 isoform X2 encodes MDKSLDNDAEGVWSPDIEQSFQEALAIYPPCGRRKIILSDEGKMYGRNELIARYIKLRTGKTRTRKQVSSHIQVLARKKVREYQVGIKVSSHLQVLARRKSREIQSKLKDQVSKDKALQSMASMSSAQIVSASVLQNKLSPPPPLPQAVFSAAPRFWSGPIPGQPGPSQDIKPFAQPAYPIQPPMPPSLASYEPLAPLPPAASAVPVWQDRTIASAKLRLLEYSAFMEVPRDAETYSKHLFVHIGQTNPSYSDPLLEAVDIRQIYDKFPEKKGGLKELYERGPQNSFFLVKFWADLNSTIQDGPGTFYGVSSQYSSAENMTITVSTKVCSFGKQVVEKVETEYARLENGRFVYRIHRSPMCEYMINFIHKLKHLPEKYMMNSVLENFTILQVVTNRDTQETLLCIAFVFEVSTSEHGAQHHVYKLVKD; translated from the exons ATGGACAAGAGTCTGGACAATGATGCCGAGGGTGTGTGGAGTCCGGATATCGAGCAGAGCTTCCAGGAGGCGCTGGCGATCTACCCGCCCTGCGGCCGGCGGAAAATCATCCTCTCGGATGAGGGCAAGATGTACG GTCGTAACGAACTGATAGCCCGGTACATCAAGCTGCGGACAGGGAAGACACGGACGAGGAAGCAG GTGTCCAGCCACATACAGGTTCTAGCTCGGAAGAAGGTGCGGGAGTACCAGGTTGGCATCAAG GTCTCTAGCCACCTGCAGGTTCTTGCCCGGCGGAAATCTCGTGAGATTCAGTCCAAGCTGAAG GACCAGGTCTCGAAGGATAAGGCTCTGCAGAGCATGGCTTCCATGTCCTCCGCGCAGATCGTGTCGGCCAGTGTCCTGCAGAACAAGCTCAGCCCCCCGCCTCCCCTTCCTCAGGCCGTCTTCTCTGCTGCCCCCAGG TTTTGGAGTGGCCCTATCCCGGGACAGCCTGGACCCTCTCAGGA CATTAAACCGTTTGCACAACCAGCTTACCCCATCCAGCCACCCATGCCTCCATCGCTAGCCA GTTACGAGCCCTTGGCTCCGCTCCCACCAGCCGCCTCGGCCGTGCCCGTCTGGCAGGACCGCACCATTGCCTCCGCCAAGCTCCGGCTCCTCGAGTACTCCGCCTTCATGGAGGTGCCGCGGGACGCTGAGACG TACAGCAAACACCTCTTCGTGCACATCGGCCAGACGAACCCCTCGTACAGCGATCCGCTGCTAGAGGCCGTGGACATCCGCCAGATCTACGACAAGTTCCCTGAGAAGAAAGGTGGCCTCAAGGAGCTCTATGAGCGTGGACCCCAGAACTCCTTCTTCCTTGTCAAATTTTGG GCGGATCTGAACAGCACGATCCAGGATGGGCCAGGGACTTTCTACGGTGTCAGCAGCCAGTACAGCAGCGCAGAGAACATGACCATCACGGTCTCCACCAAGGTCTGCTCCTTTGGGAAGCAGGTCGTGGAGAAGGTGGAG ACGGAGTACGCGCGGCTCGAGAATGGCCGGTTCGTCTACCGCATCCACCGGTCCCCCATGTGCGAGTACATGATCAACTTCATCCACAAACTCAAGCACCTCCCAGAGAAGTACATGATGAACAGCGTCCTGGAGAATTTCACCATCCTGCAG
- the TULP1 gene encoding tubby-related protein 1, translating to MPLQTEILREVWAADSPSEDLGRPQQQKPKQVRKRILPTPSLVPPSPAAACPRGLGPPEILRPRPHTKTNLLAFRGTFHRSERRWSAVLRGQKVKKKRQDPVLEPEAKPRRLRVKKLGEAGAAEEPRALAQGVKKLRKKKEEKGEEESDKDHFSKFTREPRKKKESPPSRSRVAKGPKKQQEAAEDSKDEEEEEEVENKDPPKKLKKKLPQEPPSGESREKKLKPKGEKNDPDGKAKSAKSTKKEPMSMFQVNGERKEKKSKKKAITTSDEEDDSDSSTKPIRSEKKKNPVSLFQTGGDPPKEKKTKKKAPPKAAESEEETPETPQKNSNKKGKGKKSKKVKEERAPSPVIEVDNLEEFVLRPAPQGVTVKCRVTRDKKGMDRGLYPTYYLHLDNDKKVFLLAGRKRKKSKTSNYLISIDPTDLSRGGENFIGKLRSNLMGTKFTVFDNGANPDRANADWSNVRQELSAVVYETNVLGFKGPRKMTVIIPGMNADNERVPIRPRNDNDGLLMRWQNKNMDNVIELHNKAPVWNDETQSYVLNFHGRVTHASVKNFQIVHGSDPDYIVMQFGRVADDAFTMDYNYPLCAVQAFAIALSSFDGKLACE from the exons ATGCCGCTGCAGACCGAGATCCTGCGGGAGGTCTGGGCTGCTGACAG ccccagcgAGGACCTGGGCAGGCCCCAGCAGCAAAAGCCCAAGCAGGTGAGAAAAAGAATCCTTCCCACCCCGTCCCTGGTGCCGCCGTCCCCTGCTGCAGCCTGTCCCCGAGGGCTGGGGCCACCAGAGATCCTCAGACCCCGGCCCCACACCAAGACCAAC CTCCTTGCCTTCCGCGGGACCTTCCACAGGAGCGAGAGGCGATGGAG CGCTGTTCTGCGGGGGCAGAAGGTGAAAAAGAAGCGGCAGGATCCTGTGTTGGAGCCCGAGGCCAAGCCCCGGCGCCTGCGGGTGAAGAAGCTGGGTGAGGCGGGCGCTGCAGAGGAGCCCCGTGCCCTGGCACAGG GGGTGAAGAAGCtgaggaaaaagaaggaggagaagggggaggaggagagTGACAAGGACCACTTCTCCAAATTCACCAGGGAGCCTCGGAAGAAGAAGGAAAGCCCTCCCTCCCGCTCCCGTGTGGCCAAGGGCCCCAAGAAGCAGCAag AGGCGGCTGAGGACTCGaaggatgaagaagaggaagaggaggtggaGAACAAAGACCCACCAAAAAAGCTCAAGAAGAAGCTCCCCCAAGAGCCTCCCTCGGGCGAGAGCCGGGAGAAGAAGCTGAAGCCAAAGG GAGAGAAGAACGACCCCGATGGCAAAGCCAAATCTGCCAAAAGCACCAAGAAGGAGCCAATGTCCATGTTCCAGGTGAAcggggagaggaaggagaagaaaagcaagaagaaag CCAtcaccaccagtgatgaggaggatGATTCTGACTCCAGCACCAAACCCATCAggtcagagaagaagaaaaacccaGTGTCCCTCTTCCAGACTGGGGGGGATCCCCCCaaggagaagaaaaccaaaaagaaag CTCCTCCCAAAGCGGCCGAGAGCGAGGAGGAGACCCCAGAGACCCCGCAGAAAAACTCCAAcaagaaggggaaagggaagaaatcaAAGAAG GTGAAGGAGGAGAGGGCCCCGTCGCCTGTCATCGAGGTGGACAACCTGGAGGAGTTCGTGCTCCGACCAGCGCCACAGGGAGTGACCGTCAAGTGCCGGGTGACACGGGACAAGAAGGGGATGGACCGGGGGCTTTACCCCACCTATTACCTCCACTTGGATAATGACAAGAAG GTGTTCCTCCTCGCTGGGAGGAAACGCAAGAAGAGCAAAACCTCCAACTACCTCATCTCCATCGACCCCACCGACCTGTCGCGGGGGGGAGAGAACTTCATTGGGAAGTTGAG ATCCAACCTGATGGGTACGAAGTTCACGGTGTTTGACAACGGTGCGAACCCTGACAGGGCCAACGCCGACTGGTCCAACGTCCGGCAGGAGCTCTCGGCCGTGGTCTAT GAGACCAATGTTCTAGGGTTCAAAGGCCCCCGGAAGATGACAGTCATCATCCCCGGGATGAACGCTGACAACGAGAGGGTGCCCATCCGGCCCCGAAAT GATAACGACGGTCTCCTGATGCGATGGCAGAACAAAAACATGGACAACGTGATAGAGCTGCACAACAAGGCACCCGTGTGGAACGACGAGACCCAGTCCTATGTCCTCAACTTCCACGGCCGGGTCACCCACGCCTCCGTCAAAAACTTCCAGATCGTGCACGGCAGCGACC CCGACTACATCGTGATGCAGTTTGGGCGCGTGGCGGACGATGCCTTCACCATGGACTACAACTACCCGCTCTGTGCTGTGCAGGCCTTCGCCATCGCCCTCTCCAGCTTCGACGGGAAGCTGGCCTGCGAGTAG
- the TEAD3 gene encoding transcriptional enhancer factor TEF-5 isoform X4, with the protein MDKSLDNDAEGVWSPDIEQSFQEALAIYPPCGRRKIILSDEGKMYGRNELIARYIKLRTGKTRTRKQVSSHIQVLARKKVREYQVGIKAMNLDQVSKDKALQSMASMSSAQIVSASVLQNKLSPPPPLPQAVFSAAPRFWSGPIPGQPGPSQDIKPFAQPAYPIQPPMPPSLASYEPLAPLPPAASAVPVWQDRTIASAKLRLLEYSAFMEVPRDAETYSKHLFVHIGQTNPSYSDPLLEAVDIRQIYDKFPEKKGGLKELYERGPQNSFFLVKFWADLNSTIQDGPGTFYGVSSQYSSAENMTITVSTKVCSFGKQVVEKVETEYARLENGRFVYRIHRSPMCEYMINFIHKLKHLPEKYMMNSVLENFTILQVVTNRDTQETLLCIAFVFEVSTSEHGAQHHVYKLVKD; encoded by the exons ATGGACAAGAGTCTGGACAATGATGCCGAGGGTGTGTGGAGTCCGGATATCGAGCAGAGCTTCCAGGAGGCGCTGGCGATCTACCCGCCCTGCGGCCGGCGGAAAATCATCCTCTCGGATGAGGGCAAGATGTACG GTCGTAACGAACTGATAGCCCGGTACATCAAGCTGCGGACAGGGAAGACACGGACGAGGAAGCAG GTGTCCAGCCACATACAGGTTCTAGCTCGGAAGAAGGTGCGGGAGTACCAGGTTGGCATCAAG GCCATGAACTTG GACCAGGTCTCGAAGGATAAGGCTCTGCAGAGCATGGCTTCCATGTCCTCCGCGCAGATCGTGTCGGCCAGTGTCCTGCAGAACAAGCTCAGCCCCCCGCCTCCCCTTCCTCAGGCCGTCTTCTCTGCTGCCCCCAGG TTTTGGAGTGGCCCTATCCCGGGACAGCCTGGACCCTCTCAGGA CATTAAACCGTTTGCACAACCAGCTTACCCCATCCAGCCACCCATGCCTCCATCGCTAGCCA GTTACGAGCCCTTGGCTCCGCTCCCACCAGCCGCCTCGGCCGTGCCCGTCTGGCAGGACCGCACCATTGCCTCCGCCAAGCTCCGGCTCCTCGAGTACTCCGCCTTCATGGAGGTGCCGCGGGACGCTGAGACG TACAGCAAACACCTCTTCGTGCACATCGGCCAGACGAACCCCTCGTACAGCGATCCGCTGCTAGAGGCCGTGGACATCCGCCAGATCTACGACAAGTTCCCTGAGAAGAAAGGTGGCCTCAAGGAGCTCTATGAGCGTGGACCCCAGAACTCCTTCTTCCTTGTCAAATTTTGG GCGGATCTGAACAGCACGATCCAGGATGGGCCAGGGACTTTCTACGGTGTCAGCAGCCAGTACAGCAGCGCAGAGAACATGACCATCACGGTCTCCACCAAGGTCTGCTCCTTTGGGAAGCAGGTCGTGGAGAAGGTGGAG ACGGAGTACGCGCGGCTCGAGAATGGCCGGTTCGTCTACCGCATCCACCGGTCCCCCATGTGCGAGTACATGATCAACTTCATCCACAAACTCAAGCACCTCCCAGAGAAGTACATGATGAACAGCGTCCTGGAGAATTTCACCATCCTGCAG
- the TEAD3 gene encoding transcriptional enhancer factor TEF-5 isoform X1 has product MDKSLDNDAEGVWSPDIEQSFQEALAIYPPCGRRKIILSDEGKMYGRNELIARYIKLRTGKTRTRKQVSSHIQVLARKKVREYQVGIKVSSHLQVLARRKSREIQSKLKAMNLDQVSKDKALQSMASMSSAQIVSASVLQNKLSPPPPLPQAVFSAAPRFWSGPIPGQPGPSQDIKPFAQPAYPIQPPMPPSLASYEPLAPLPPAASAVPVWQDRTIASAKLRLLEYSAFMEVPRDAETYSKHLFVHIGQTNPSYSDPLLEAVDIRQIYDKFPEKKGGLKELYERGPQNSFFLVKFWADLNSTIQDGPGTFYGVSSQYSSAENMTITVSTKVCSFGKQVVEKVETEYARLENGRFVYRIHRSPMCEYMINFIHKLKHLPEKYMMNSVLENFTILQVVTNRDTQETLLCIAFVFEVSTSEHGAQHHVYKLVKD; this is encoded by the exons ATGGACAAGAGTCTGGACAATGATGCCGAGGGTGTGTGGAGTCCGGATATCGAGCAGAGCTTCCAGGAGGCGCTGGCGATCTACCCGCCCTGCGGCCGGCGGAAAATCATCCTCTCGGATGAGGGCAAGATGTACG GTCGTAACGAACTGATAGCCCGGTACATCAAGCTGCGGACAGGGAAGACACGGACGAGGAAGCAG GTGTCCAGCCACATACAGGTTCTAGCTCGGAAGAAGGTGCGGGAGTACCAGGTTGGCATCAAG GTCTCTAGCCACCTGCAGGTTCTTGCCCGGCGGAAATCTCGTGAGATTCAGTCCAAGCTGAAG GCCATGAACTTG GACCAGGTCTCGAAGGATAAGGCTCTGCAGAGCATGGCTTCCATGTCCTCCGCGCAGATCGTGTCGGCCAGTGTCCTGCAGAACAAGCTCAGCCCCCCGCCTCCCCTTCCTCAGGCCGTCTTCTCTGCTGCCCCCAGG TTTTGGAGTGGCCCTATCCCGGGACAGCCTGGACCCTCTCAGGA CATTAAACCGTTTGCACAACCAGCTTACCCCATCCAGCCACCCATGCCTCCATCGCTAGCCA GTTACGAGCCCTTGGCTCCGCTCCCACCAGCCGCCTCGGCCGTGCCCGTCTGGCAGGACCGCACCATTGCCTCCGCCAAGCTCCGGCTCCTCGAGTACTCCGCCTTCATGGAGGTGCCGCGGGACGCTGAGACG TACAGCAAACACCTCTTCGTGCACATCGGCCAGACGAACCCCTCGTACAGCGATCCGCTGCTAGAGGCCGTGGACATCCGCCAGATCTACGACAAGTTCCCTGAGAAGAAAGGTGGCCTCAAGGAGCTCTATGAGCGTGGACCCCAGAACTCCTTCTTCCTTGTCAAATTTTGG GCGGATCTGAACAGCACGATCCAGGATGGGCCAGGGACTTTCTACGGTGTCAGCAGCCAGTACAGCAGCGCAGAGAACATGACCATCACGGTCTCCACCAAGGTCTGCTCCTTTGGGAAGCAGGTCGTGGAGAAGGTGGAG ACGGAGTACGCGCGGCTCGAGAATGGCCGGTTCGTCTACCGCATCCACCGGTCCCCCATGTGCGAGTACATGATCAACTTCATCCACAAACTCAAGCACCTCCCAGAGAAGTACATGATGAACAGCGTCCTGGAGAATTTCACCATCCTGCAG
- the TEAD3 gene encoding transcriptional enhancer factor TEF-5 isoform X5, which produces MDKSLDNDAEGVWSPDIEQSFQEALAIYPPCGRRKIILSDEGKMYGRNELIARYIKLRTGKTRTRKQVSSHLQVLARRKSREIQSKLKDQVSKDKALQSMASMSSAQIVSASVLQNKLSPPPPLPQAVFSAAPRFWSGPIPGQPGPSQDIKPFAQPAYPIQPPMPPSLASYEPLAPLPPAASAVPVWQDRTIASAKLRLLEYSAFMEVPRDAETYSKHLFVHIGQTNPSYSDPLLEAVDIRQIYDKFPEKKGGLKELYERGPQNSFFLVKFWADLNSTIQDGPGTFYGVSSQYSSAENMTITVSTKVCSFGKQVVEKVETEYARLENGRFVYRIHRSPMCEYMINFIHKLKHLPEKYMMNSVLENFTILQVVTNRDTQETLLCIAFVFEVSTSEHGAQHHVYKLVKD; this is translated from the exons ATGGACAAGAGTCTGGACAATGATGCCGAGGGTGTGTGGAGTCCGGATATCGAGCAGAGCTTCCAGGAGGCGCTGGCGATCTACCCGCCCTGCGGCCGGCGGAAAATCATCCTCTCGGATGAGGGCAAGATGTACG GTCGTAACGAACTGATAGCCCGGTACATCAAGCTGCGGACAGGGAAGACACGGACGAGGAAGCAG GTCTCTAGCCACCTGCAGGTTCTTGCCCGGCGGAAATCTCGTGAGATTCAGTCCAAGCTGAAG GACCAGGTCTCGAAGGATAAGGCTCTGCAGAGCATGGCTTCCATGTCCTCCGCGCAGATCGTGTCGGCCAGTGTCCTGCAGAACAAGCTCAGCCCCCCGCCTCCCCTTCCTCAGGCCGTCTTCTCTGCTGCCCCCAGG TTTTGGAGTGGCCCTATCCCGGGACAGCCTGGACCCTCTCAGGA CATTAAACCGTTTGCACAACCAGCTTACCCCATCCAGCCACCCATGCCTCCATCGCTAGCCA GTTACGAGCCCTTGGCTCCGCTCCCACCAGCCGCCTCGGCCGTGCCCGTCTGGCAGGACCGCACCATTGCCTCCGCCAAGCTCCGGCTCCTCGAGTACTCCGCCTTCATGGAGGTGCCGCGGGACGCTGAGACG TACAGCAAACACCTCTTCGTGCACATCGGCCAGACGAACCCCTCGTACAGCGATCCGCTGCTAGAGGCCGTGGACATCCGCCAGATCTACGACAAGTTCCCTGAGAAGAAAGGTGGCCTCAAGGAGCTCTATGAGCGTGGACCCCAGAACTCCTTCTTCCTTGTCAAATTTTGG GCGGATCTGAACAGCACGATCCAGGATGGGCCAGGGACTTTCTACGGTGTCAGCAGCCAGTACAGCAGCGCAGAGAACATGACCATCACGGTCTCCACCAAGGTCTGCTCCTTTGGGAAGCAGGTCGTGGAGAAGGTGGAG ACGGAGTACGCGCGGCTCGAGAATGGCCGGTTCGTCTACCGCATCCACCGGTCCCCCATGTGCGAGTACATGATCAACTTCATCCACAAACTCAAGCACCTCCCAGAGAAGTACATGATGAACAGCGTCCTGGAGAATTTCACCATCCTGCAG
- the TEAD3 gene encoding transcriptional enhancer factor TEF-5 isoform X3 encodes MDKSLDNDAEGVWSPDIEQSFQEALAIYPPCGRRKIILSDEGKMYGRNELIARYIKLRTGKTRTRKQVSSHLQVLARRKSREIQSKLKAMNLDQVSKDKALQSMASMSSAQIVSASVLQNKLSPPPPLPQAVFSAAPRFWSGPIPGQPGPSQDIKPFAQPAYPIQPPMPPSLASYEPLAPLPPAASAVPVWQDRTIASAKLRLLEYSAFMEVPRDAETYSKHLFVHIGQTNPSYSDPLLEAVDIRQIYDKFPEKKGGLKELYERGPQNSFFLVKFWADLNSTIQDGPGTFYGVSSQYSSAENMTITVSTKVCSFGKQVVEKVETEYARLENGRFVYRIHRSPMCEYMINFIHKLKHLPEKYMMNSVLENFTILQVVTNRDTQETLLCIAFVFEVSTSEHGAQHHVYKLVKD; translated from the exons ATGGACAAGAGTCTGGACAATGATGCCGAGGGTGTGTGGAGTCCGGATATCGAGCAGAGCTTCCAGGAGGCGCTGGCGATCTACCCGCCCTGCGGCCGGCGGAAAATCATCCTCTCGGATGAGGGCAAGATGTACG GTCGTAACGAACTGATAGCCCGGTACATCAAGCTGCGGACAGGGAAGACACGGACGAGGAAGCAG GTCTCTAGCCACCTGCAGGTTCTTGCCCGGCGGAAATCTCGTGAGATTCAGTCCAAGCTGAAG GCCATGAACTTG GACCAGGTCTCGAAGGATAAGGCTCTGCAGAGCATGGCTTCCATGTCCTCCGCGCAGATCGTGTCGGCCAGTGTCCTGCAGAACAAGCTCAGCCCCCCGCCTCCCCTTCCTCAGGCCGTCTTCTCTGCTGCCCCCAGG TTTTGGAGTGGCCCTATCCCGGGACAGCCTGGACCCTCTCAGGA CATTAAACCGTTTGCACAACCAGCTTACCCCATCCAGCCACCCATGCCTCCATCGCTAGCCA GTTACGAGCCCTTGGCTCCGCTCCCACCAGCCGCCTCGGCCGTGCCCGTCTGGCAGGACCGCACCATTGCCTCCGCCAAGCTCCGGCTCCTCGAGTACTCCGCCTTCATGGAGGTGCCGCGGGACGCTGAGACG TACAGCAAACACCTCTTCGTGCACATCGGCCAGACGAACCCCTCGTACAGCGATCCGCTGCTAGAGGCCGTGGACATCCGCCAGATCTACGACAAGTTCCCTGAGAAGAAAGGTGGCCTCAAGGAGCTCTATGAGCGTGGACCCCAGAACTCCTTCTTCCTTGTCAAATTTTGG GCGGATCTGAACAGCACGATCCAGGATGGGCCAGGGACTTTCTACGGTGTCAGCAGCCAGTACAGCAGCGCAGAGAACATGACCATCACGGTCTCCACCAAGGTCTGCTCCTTTGGGAAGCAGGTCGTGGAGAAGGTGGAG ACGGAGTACGCGCGGCTCGAGAATGGCCGGTTCGTCTACCGCATCCACCGGTCCCCCATGTGCGAGTACATGATCAACTTCATCCACAAACTCAAGCACCTCCCAGAGAAGTACATGATGAACAGCGTCCTGGAGAATTTCACCATCCTGCAG